GGCCCAGATGTTGTTCCAGGATTCCTTCATACCTCACGGTCCACTGATCGTTCCACCCGCCGGACCCTGCCCGCACCGGTGTCGGTCAGGCCGCCACTCCCTCCATCACGCCGCCTCCCGAACCGTGTCCGGCATGGTGATGCTGCGGAAGACCTCGTCCAAACGACCCTCCTCCACCCTCAGCTCCTCCACCGCCCACCCCTGCACGGCCTCCGCCACCGCCCGCGTGAAGCTCCCGTTGATTCCGGGTTCGCGGGGATACACCCGCACACGAATCCGACCGTCCTGTTCCTCCAACACGTTCACCCGTTTGGCCCCCGGCACCTGCGCAAGCCGATCCACCACCTGCTCCCGGGACACACGACCCACCCACAACGTAACCGCCCCGGCCAGTTCGGATCGCGCCCGGAGCTGGGCCGGCGTGCCGTTGGCCACGATCCGCCCCCGATCAATGATGATCGCCCGTGTGCAGGCCGCGTCCACCTCCTCCAAGATATGCGTGGAAAAAATGATCGCCTTCTTCTCACCCATCCGCCGGATCAATGTGCGAACCTCGTGCTTCTGGTTGGGATCCAGCCCGTCGGTGGGTTCGTCCAGGACCAAAACCGGTGGATCATGCAAAATCGCCTGGGCAAAGCAGGTCCGGTGACGGTAACCCTTCGACAGCGTCTCCACACTCTGATGAAGAACCCCCTCCAGAAAACACATCTCCACCACCCGATGCACCGCCTGTTTCCGGGCCTGACCCCGCAACCCCCGCAGCTCCGCTATGAAGTTCAGAAAGCCGTACACGGTCATGTCCGTGTACGCCGGCGCATTCTCCGGCAGGTAACCAATCAACCGCTTGGCCGCAATGGGCTGCTCCCACATGTCATGCCCGCCAATCCACACCCGACCCGCCGTCGGGGGAATGAACCCCGTGATCATGCGCATCGTGGTGGATTTGCCCGCACCGTTCGGCCCCAGAAAACCCAGCACCTCCCCCGGTTCCACGGTAAACGACACCCCGTCCACCGCACGTTTGGCCCCAAAATGTTTGGTCAGTTGCTCGACCCGAATCATCGTCATGCTCGCTTCCTCAGGAAACCGATCGGACGGATCCCTGCGTATAACGCAGCACCGCCTCCGTGTCCATCCCTTTTGAATCCATCCGGAAGCCGGGGCGGCCGCGACCCCGACACGGCCGGCGCCCCATCTCACCCCAGCTGACAACCGGCCCCGCACCCGCGTTCAAACTTTCCTCCAGCGGCCCTCAACCGGCCCGACCCGGAACCACCCCGGCCGGCTCCACACCCCAGCAGCGGCCCAGAACCGCCGCCGTCCCCAACAACAACACCGCGCACACCAGGTAGGGCAGCGGCGGCAGATAATGCAGCGTCGTGTTCGCAAACACCGGACCCAAGATTCGAGCCAGGCTCCCCAGGCTCTGAGCCACGCCAAACGTGGCACCGCGTTCGTCCTCATGCGTCAGGTTCGACAGCAGGCCAAACAACGGCGGCCGCGTCAGACTCGAACCCACCGACAACAACCCCAGCGCCCCCAACAATGCCCACCAACCCGCGCCGTGGCCCCCCCACAGGGCCGACCACGACAAATGCCCTTCCCCCCGGATGAACGGCAGCACCGCCAGGCTCCCCGCCGTGCACGCCAAACTGCCGATGATCAACCGCACCTCGCCAAACCGCGCCACCAACCGCCCCACCGCCGTGCCCTGCAACAACGCCCCCAAAACCCCGCAGTACGCAAACAAATACACCACCGTCGCAGCAGCCCGACCATCATGCGTGAGGTCCAGGGCAAAATTGTCGCTCACCACCAGCGGCAGCGTGCTCTCAAAACAACTGAAAGCGAACGTGGCCAGAAAAAACACCATCACCAACAGACCCACCCGCGGCGTCCGCAGCGTATGCACATACTGCGCCCAGTGCGGCCGCCTCTCCACCGCCACGCTGCCCGGCCGCCG
This genomic interval from Limisphaera ngatamarikiensis contains the following:
- a CDS encoding ATP-binding cassette domain-containing protein; amino-acid sequence: MIRVEQLTKHFGAKRAVDGVSFTVEPGEVLGFLGPNGAGKSTTMRMITGFIPPTAGRVWIGGHDMWEQPIAAKRLIGYLPENAPAYTDMTVYGFLNFIAELRGLRGQARKQAVHRVVEMCFLEGVLHQSVETLSKGYRHRTCFAQAILHDPPVLVLDEPTDGLDPNQKHEVRTLIRRMGEKKAIIFSTHILEEVDAACTRAIIIDRGRIVANGTPAQLRARSELAGAVTLWVGRVSREQVVDRLAQVPGAKRVNVLEEQDGRIRVRVYPREPGINGSFTRAVAEAVQGWAVEELRVEEGRLDEVFRSITMPDTVREAA
- a CDS encoding MFS transporter — encoded protein: MRRPALGVIWLTVFLDLVGFGIVVPLVPLYGREWGAHGFVLGLIIASFSALQFLCAPLWGRWSDRVGRRPVLLISTAGAALSYVMFAVGSRVSDPAIALWLLAASRAFAGACGGNITVAQAYIADITPPEQRSRRMGLIGMAFGLGFIFGPVLGGLSLKWWGLSGPGWLAATLCGLNFLLAFGILGESRRPGSVAVERRPHWAQYVHTLRTPRVGLLVMVFFLATFAFSCFESTLPLVVSDNFALDLTHDGRAAATVVYLFAYCGVLGALLQGTAVGRLVARFGEVRLIIGSLACTAGSLAVLPFIRGEGHLSWSALWGGHGAGWWALLGALGLLSVGSSLTRPPLFGLLSNLTHEDERGATFGVAQSLGSLARILGPVFANTTLHYLPPLPYLVCAVLLLGTAAVLGRCWGVEPAGVVPGRAG